TGGGATATGGGATTGAATTTCTATAGTTATAATTCCACTTTTATATTTGCTAAATCTATTCATTGCCTTCATACACCACCGACTTAAACTTTCCGCTTACCGTAAGAGTACTTCCGCCCATGAATAATATTTCAAATCCACTCCCGTATATAGCTATAAGACCTACATTAGAATTTATCCTTATTTCCTTTTCTTCAAAGAGTATTACTCCCTTATGATTTTCTACTATTATCTCATTATTTCCTGTTATTGTTATCTTAGGTATATTCAATATTACATCCCTTGGTAAATCTAATTTTTCAGCTAAAGTTTCCTTTGTTCTAGTCAGTTTACTTTCCACACTCTACACCTCTAGATAATACTTTCATACTTAATTTATGTGATGTAAAGCTAATAAATGACAGTTGCAGACAAAATAAAAAAGGTTCAGTTTCCTGAACCTTTTGTTACTTTCGCTATTTATTTAAATGCTCTCTTACCATTTGACTTACAAGTTTGCCATCGGCTCTACCTGTAATTCTTGGAGCCAATACCTGCATGACTCTACCCATATCCTTAATGCTATTTGCACCAACTTCAACAGCTGCCTCCTGGATCATAACTAAAATTTCTTCTTCTGTTAACTGCTGAGGAAGGTATTCAAACAAGATTTCTATTTCAGTGTTGTTTTTATCAACTAAATCCTGTCTGTTTCCTTTTTCAAATTCCAGTATAGCTTCCCGTCTCTGTTTAACTTCTCTGGCTAAAACTTCGATGACTTGTTCGTCCTCAAGCTTTACACCATCGGTCTTTTCAACCTGAAGAACAGCAGCTTTAGCCATACTTATCGTATCAGCTCTAAACTTATCTTTAGCCTTTAAAGCTTGCTTCCAATCTTCTTGCAGTCTTTCTTTAAGAGACATCTCTAGTACCTTCTTTCAAAGAATTCTATTTGAATTTTCTCTTTCTTGCAGCCTCAGATTTCTTCTTTCTCTTAACACTTGGTTTCTCGTAGTGTTCTCTCTTTCTAACTTCTGAAAGAACCCCAGCTCTAGCGCATTTTCTCTTGAATCTTCTTAACGCACTATCCAATGATTCGTTTTCTCCAACTCTAATTTCTGACATATCTTATCCCTCCCTCCGCTAGCACAATTTAATAATAAAAATTAAATGCAGCATCTATGGGCTAAATAGCACATTTTCTATTATACAATATACACTAATTAACTGTCAACAATTTCATTTTAAGGTTTTATATTAGCCTGGAGGCCAATTTAAACTTCTCCCGCCTAAAAGATGAAAATGTATATGAAATACTGTCTGACCAGCATCACTTCCACAGTTTGCAACAACTCTATAGCCACTTTCTGCTATGCCAAGTTCCTTTGCTATTTTTTTAGCTGCACCATAAATATGCCCAATTACCTGAGAGTTATCCTCATCAAGTTCATTTATGCTTGCAATATGCTTTTTAGGTATTATAAGAACATGCACCGGAGCCTCAGGATTAATATCCTTAAAAGCAAAAATCTGATCATCCTCATACACCTTTTGACTTGGGATTTTCCCTTGTATAATGCTGCAAAAAATACAATTATCCATAGTTTCACCTCCTTATAAATTTCTTATTAGATTAATTTATTTTACCTAAAATAAATTCCTGCTCTGCAGTAAAAAGTTTGGTATTTAGTATTTCTCCTTCTATATCTTTGCAAGCTTCACTTACAACCTTGATATAGTTTGGAGTATAACCTTCAAAACTATTTGTTTTTCCATTATGAATCTGCTCGTAAAGAACCTTCATTTCACTACCAAGAAATCTTCCCATAAATTCAGTTTCATTCTTGCTGCTTAAAGCTATAAGCTTGTTACTTCTATCGTCTTTAACTTCACCATTTACTTGACTCTTCATCTCAGCAGCCCTTGTGCCTTTTCTTGGGCTGAATTTAAATATATGCATTTTTGAAAGCTTAATATCCTTTAAAAATTCATAGGTCGCATTGAATTCTTCCTCTGTTTCACCAGGAAAGCCAACTATTATATCTGTAGTTATAGAAACATCAGGTATATGCTGTCTTAACGCCTCTACAACCTCTTTGTAATCCCCCGATTTATAGTGTCTGTTCATTCTCTTTAAAGTTTCATCACACCCGCTTTGAAGAGATAAATGGAAGTGAGGGCAAAGTTTCTTAAGATTAACTATTCTATCTA
The genomic region above belongs to Clostridium swellfunianum and contains:
- the rpsU gene encoding 30S ribosomal protein S21 encodes the protein MSEIRVGENESLDSALRRFKRKCARAGVLSEVRKREHYEKPSVKRKKKSEAARKRKFK
- a CDS encoding histidine triad nucleotide-binding protein — encoded protein: MDNCIFCSIIQGKIPSQKVYEDDQIFAFKDINPEAPVHVLIIPKKHIASINELDEDNSQVIGHIYGAAKKIAKELGIAESGYRVVANCGSDAGQTVFHIHFHLLGGRSLNWPPG
- the yqfC gene encoding sporulation protein YqfC; the encoded protein is MESKLTRTKETLAEKLDLPRDVILNIPKITITGNNEIIVENHKGVILFEEKEIRINSNVGLIAIYGSGFEILFMGGSTLTVSGKFKSVVYEGNE
- a CDS encoding GatB/YqeY domain-containing protein; translated protein: MSLKERLQEDWKQALKAKDKFRADTISMAKAAVLQVEKTDGVKLEDEQVIEVLAREVKQRREAILEFEKGNRQDLVDKNNTEIEILFEYLPQQLTEEEILVMIQEAAVEVGANSIKDMGRVMQVLAPRITGRADGKLVSQMVREHLNK